TCCAGGTCAAAGCCCTTTCATCGTACCTCCATGTAGTTGTGGAGGTGATATCGTTGCAGCGGTTGACGGCCACGTCTGGCTTGAAGGGGAGTGTGCGCTGGCGCTGTACGGGGAGCGCTTCGTGCTCACTGAGCGGCTCTCTGTCCACACATTACTGGGGGTACTGGGCTGCTCAGCTTCATACTctccaaataaacacaaaaaaacagcattattTTTACGCCGTTTACACAAACGCATACGCAAATACATTATCATCAGCTTACCTTCACTCCCTTGTTgcaaaagggatttttttgctCCGATTTTCTTCGCCATTATCCTGCCTGTTTGCAGACAGTAGTTGCTAGGCACTCGCCAGGTTGCCAAGGAAGTATTGCTTATTACTTCCGGTGTACCACAAGCGCACCAAGTGGGCCAACATTATGAGATAATAACCTCTTTAACCGTCTATGGAAACAAAAACGGACAAATTAACACAACAGGGACAATTTAGCACCCTCACTTAGCCAAGGTGTTAAAAAAATAGAGGAATAACCAAAACAATGACTCAACAGCATTTCTAAACAGTTTCTGGAATACACCGTGGCTCccagaaaatatttaaataacgTTACAAAGAATCCAACTTTACATACTTTCCAACGATACTATAGTGCTTACGTGATACGGACACTTTAGATAATAAACACATTAGGTTAACGTTGCATAAGATGGGCtaaacgtttttatttttcaaatcatGCCGAATAACAGCGCTGCTTGTTTAATTCCGTGGTTCCGGTATTCGCAGCAGATGACGGGTTATAAATAACGGTAAGCTACATTCTCAAGAAGCCCCTATTTACCTTATCACGTTAAATGGAtcattcacacattcatttgGAATAACTAAGAAAATGTAGtctgtttattttgtaattaggACATTCTACCTTCTTTGGCTATCATAGCACTACACCAAAACATTGCAATGTAAGAAAATGCATGTAAGGTATGTTAAGAAGttcaaatagaaaaatatttgaAGTGTTAtttaattactattattataatcTTAGTCTTTAGCAATGGTCATATTATTTAAAAGTCAGTGAAGTTCTTCAAAATTAAAGTCTTTATTGGAATATATTCCAAAGCAGTTAAGTCATCTCATGACTAAACAAAATAGccatttatctttaaaaaaaaaaaagggttccaAAATGCACTGAACAGCTTTTGACAAAATATACATTGCAGTAACTCATATCTTGCCGCCACTAATTGACTTGTTAATAAATAAGATTGTGAACAAAACATTCTTTATACATAACATTTTTTGACTTCCCCATATTTGCAACCAAAATTAATGACTACACACACCCAccatttctgaaaaaaaactgtgaagaCCTGTGCCACAAACATTTCTATAACAAGTTGTTGCAGTGCATCCTCTGACATCTATAACcccccaaaacaaagaaaaaaaaagcaaattacaATGAGTAACAGTAGAAATAATGGTTGTAATACATTAATAAGTATGATAATgacagaatttctttttttttaataaaggaaCACTGATAAAAGCAGAGATTATAAAAGGACCAACTATCAACAATGAAATATACAGATTACATTCCTTTTGGGTTTCAGAACAGAGGGAACCTATGTGAGGAGGACGTTTAAAACTGAGCTAGAGGGAGACAAACAGAGGCCCCTctttataaaacagaaaaaagaagaaaaaaaaaaaatcactcatcAACAGGTGTAGTTATATTATTTAGCGTCCTACACTAAGATGTCAAAAGCtgaataattattatttagCTTTCAACGTCAGTCATTAGTAATTTGAGATCCAGGCATAGGACCCAAACCTTCAGAGAGGACATTCACTCAAATTCATGATGCATGTAAAAAGTTAATGGTTTGGGAAGAGTTCCATGCTAGAATGAATCCTGAAGTCCAACCATAACCATACACATATTTCATCTAATGTACAAAGTTAGGATTCTGACATAGAGCTCAGGTCAGTGGTTATATAGTGTTGCTGTGAAGTTAAAGGATCATTTGTATCAAGCCTCCATTTGAGGAAACATTCAGCCTGTCCGTAGGCAGCATGTTCAGtgccaaaagaaaaacatggctATGTGGATGCATGATGGCGAGTTTTGAATGTAGCAAACCTTACATATCCAGTAGTATACACCCACTGTGAGTGTTGTCCAGTCCTGCACTCTCAAACAGCTCAGTAAAAGTCACTGCAGAGACTTGACAGCAACAAATGGAGTGACATACCTGGACAGTGTCACAGGCAAAAGGTGCAGTGGCTTTGACTCTGAAAAAAGTAGACTAAGAGGAAATCAAAATTAATTACAGAGCATTAAGAATAGAAACCAAAAGAAGACAGAGGCAATGTAAGGAAATGGTACAACTGTAATCCCCCATTTCAAGAAGACACCTCCCAGCAGGAGTGGAAGTTGCTCCATGGGCTGACTCAGTGCAAGAGGCCTTTTTATGAAAAGGGGAATGGGAGAGTTTAGCTTCTTCTGTGGTTCTATTCTTCTTCTGTGATCATTTCCAGTCCCCACAAGGACTTCCCTTTCAACATGCAAAACACATGTTCATGATTCAGTCTGGGTACATTCCTCTAACAATCCAAAACTTCTGTGTCTTCAcgtattttgtaaataaatgtccACAGAGTACTGCAAAGTTCCCTCGGTGTTAAAGAAGTTTTGGCTAGAACTATGTACAGATAGGGTGATATGTCATATATGAGCGTGTATGTAGGGCTTGGTTCACTGAGGCCGAGGTTCTCCATGGACTCTGAAGCGGTACATGCAGGTGTATTCTGGATGACCCCAGTTAGACAGCACCCGCACCTCGATGATCTGGAAGGCCCTGTCATTCTTTTCCTGAATGAGAAAAGGGACGATATTAACAACATGCTGGCAGACAATTAACagatttttatttgtaacaggTTAGGGGTAGAGTTGTTCCGATACAAGTACCGGAAATGCctctgatactgcctaaaatgctggtcAGGGTACCCCCAAGGttctttttaagacattttaaatactaatctaataataaataattgtgtTGTACTCTAATAacataaaatgagaaaaatagtTGTCCCATTTAGAGCTCTTAAGCTGTgaaactaaaaatacaaaataaagtaaatgttaCCCACACAAAATACTTATTCATTACTTTATGGCATTTTTAGAATATTAAATTTAAGACTTATACTTTTAAGATCCTCGGGAAACCCTGATCTTTATCGGTGAGTCCACGAGGCTATGCACAATCCGATACACCGTAATTTAGCCCTGAAAAAAATATACTTCTAAAgtagtttatgttctttttcagttatAACTGACAGTCAAACTAGACAATAAAAGAAAGTCCTATGGCATTCATTCTCTGTATGTActtgttcatgttttacaaagggtttaacctgagccaggccttaCAACAATGACAGCAagcatatcacatccatacagggttAGTAGTACACAGCTGctcaaaaaaaagattatatttatttcaaatgcaCTGGTATTGAATCGGTACTTTGTTGTATCGGCCAATACGCACGTTAAGGTATCAAAATATGTATTGAGAAGGACAAAATAGTATCAAACATCTCTATTTAAGAGGTGTGTCTTCAGTTACCATAACAGGAAAGGTTTGAAGTGACTCCCCATCTTCCTCATAGATGTAGTGCCCCAGCAGCTTCCCTTCTTCCTGGTACTCGTCATCTAGACCCTGTccgcaaacaaacaaaagtgaaaTTAGGCGTTTGTCACTGTGTCCAGGTGTAAGGCTTTATGTCAATGTGTTTCTTACAAAAACGGTGAAGTTGCGTGGGGCGCTGGTGATGTTTCCGGTTGGGGATAGGGCCTTGGGGATATGCTCCATGCAGAAGGATGTGGGCAGGATTCTCAGGGACAACCGGATCACCAGATAACCCTGAGAGCCTTTAAACGCCCAGCAGTTACCAGGGTACACATCAGGCTAATGAGGGGAAGTGAGAAATGCCAAAATAAGTTTAAGAGTGTTGCTACTAATCAATTTTTACagttaattattaaaatagttgatCAGACAAAGAAGGGCCATGCTTGGATCTTAAATTTATCATAATAAGCTTAAATGATAAGTTTGCAAGTGTTTCAAGTCTGTCTTAAAACAATAGTCATGAACATATAAACAGGTTTTGCTAGCTGTAATCATTCCTGCTGTTCATACTATTCCTTCTTAATGTGCTTTTCCTGTTAATGATTGAGCGGTGTGAGTTAGTCAAATCAGGTGAATGtctaccaaaaaacaaaatttcctCTTTGTATTTCCCTGCTGAAAGGAGGAGTGATTACAGAAATCAGAAAGGTCTGAACAAAAGTCATGTTCAcataattattgttttaaaacaGATTTGAAAAATTGTTAACCTGTGCTTTAACTAACCAACTAACATCGTGAATATCTTCTGCTGAGGCTCACCTGGATGACGACACGTGGAGACTGGGAGAAGTACCAGAGCGGCAGGCCGAACAGACTCATGAGGGCCGTCTTAGTCTCATATGTCTCGGAGCAGCGAGTGCTGAGGATGCTGCCACCTGAAACAACGCGCGCATGCGCACAGATGTTAAAAGGAAGCAGTAAacttaattaatattaatacacTTCACAAGATGAGGGTCACCCATACTGCACAGCTTGTGTGTACTGTTCCAACTTCAACAGCATTTTTATCCTTAAAGCACTTTTTTCCTATCTGTCAACAGTTAAGATGGGCATCATGTCCTTACATAGCTGCACTGTCAGTCATTGTGTATTATGTTCTTGGACCTTTGGCTTCTTTTGTAAGGAGAAACACTGACGCAACAACGTCTGCATTAACATTTGTCTTTATACACCCTAACCTAAGATACATATTCCTCATCTTGCTGGTGTTTCCTCCTTATTTGGTCCTAGATGACACCAGAAGTCTGATAATCACCAGTTGGACTGCTGCTCCTTCTGCTTACCAATTTCCTGGGGGAAGCCCTTCACCCACTAATAAACATCCAGTGAGCTGTGTTGATGCTCATGGTGCACTTAAATTATATAACAATTGATTAAAAACATCATTATCATGGACCATTTCTGTTAACACATATTAGTTTAAATGCCCGAGCCTACTATCCTACTATAACCGCTCAATACCCATGCCCACTGAAGTGACTTTTGCTGTTAAAACCTTGTTGTCCTAGACAAGGCCACTAGGCCTGACTAATGCCTGCACCCTTATTACATAAGAGAAATACAttagagcaaagagaagagttATGGAGCAGCTAGATTGCTTACTAGCTTGGATGGGGAGGCACTGACATTTATGTGAGGCTTTCTTCTTACCTCCAGACTCCAGGGCGTAGTCCACCTGGCCTGTTCGATCTTGGGAGTAGAGCCTCAAAGCGTTTTGGATAATCAGCTTCACTTGCTGTAGTAGAGACCCAAGACAAGAGTTAAAGCTTAAATCAGAGCCTCAAACAtggcaaacacacattttttaatttagattaTATGATTTTGATGGAAACAGTAGACAACATGTACGTTAATTACCTCTTCTGTCAgtccttcagcagcagcagtgtgctGGACAGTCCCGGTTACCGTCTGAACAATGGTTTTGGTTTGGGACTCGACCTCACCCAGGGTTTGGGCCCGGTTGAGCTCCAGCTGCAGGGACACGTTTTTCAGGATGCTAAGCTCCAGGGAGGACAGGGAAGCCTGCAGGTCGGGGGTGCTTACATAGCGCTGGGACAGCCAGAGGATCAGAGACTCAGGCACCTCTCCCTGCTCCTCTCCTGACCCACCGTTGCTGAAGAACAGGGCCTGCAACTCCTTACGCACCTGGGAGGACACCTGGGATGATATCTGGGAAAAGGACACACAGAAATCTAATGAATAAAGAAATGTAGTAAAAACTAGAAGTCAGGAAAAACTATGTACATAACTGCGTCACAGAAAGGGCAGCCCAAACAGGAGTCAATATTTGTGTTACTTACGGTCTCCTGCAGCGTGTCCAGCTGCTCACACTTGCCCTTGCATCCCACAACACCCTGCAGGTCCTGTCGGATTTTGCCCAGCTCCACCTCAAGTCTCTGCACCTCCACTAGCAGAGCATCATGGTCCTCCTGCTTCACACCCACACTGAGTGAAAGACAGAATCTACATGTGAGCTGCTGCAATCTCTAACAATTTGCGCACAAAATATGAATAGCACATATTAATagtaataaagaaagaaatagaatCAGCCAACATGTGGACTTGGAAGGTTTACTTATTCTTCCTGGTTTTTGTACCTGATGGGAACTGTGTCTGCCGATGAAGTGATGACGTCCTTCTCCCTTTCCTGCTTCTCGAGCTCatactgctgctgcttcttttgCACCGACTACAACAAATACCATGTATGAGGATTACTGAAAGATGCAGAGATAACACAAACTACAATAACACACTTTCAAAAGACATGATACAGTACCACTCTTCCTTTGTATACAGACTTATCTCATGCTATTATAATAGAATTTGGTAGTTAATAATTTGACTCCTTCTATGACTGGCTGTGCTGGgttacttttttaatgtttaacatttGACCTCTACTCTTACATTCTGTACTTTATTAATGACTATAATCTTGTGcttgtttgcttttttgattTATCTACTTCATTTTTGCTTCAATTTATAATTTTGGCAGTTGTAATGATtaacttttatgactttttcaacaataGGCCCAAAGAGAATCATTGACaattatacatttatacatgGCACTGGCACAAGTGTGGCAGGACTGATTTAGAGAATCAGAAAATCTGCAGAACATACCTCAGTCTTTGCAACCAGATTATTGAGCAGCAATTCTAAATCAGCCAGCCTTGTTGCCTGACCCTCTTGGTGCCGTTTCTGCTGCTCTGCACTCTGCATGGAGAAggggttaaaataaaaataaaaatttaaactaggggtgggaaaaataatcaattcttaGACGCATcacgattctctctagaacgatgcTTGATTCTCATAATTTAATAactaattattaatttttttataaatgtgatttttatttaaacattcctgtctccagacatgtaaaaatctgaaaacagagtgactgaaagaggatgggataagtTTAGATAGATAGTTTAACCAAGCGTgcagaataaaaacacaaaaatgggcaaaaggaaaaaatataagttttgacaaatactgtatatgtcaaaatctaaccaACTCAGATCGATATgaactgtatatatttttttaaattacacatggaaatgtacataaaataattgttgCATCGATGATAGATTTAGAATCAAattgttggcctctgaatctAAATGTGAGGATTCCCAACCCTAATGTAAACCTTTTTATCAAAACATCACTGTCGTATGTTGTAACTGAATGTTTACCCTCAGCTCTATACCTGTGCTCTGTGTGCGCTCTCCTGCGTCAGCTCTCCCCGTAACGCACCAAGTCTCTGCTCAAGCAAGGAGGACACCCACAGTCCCAGGCTCTCCCTGTCCGTCTGAGTGTGGAGCTGCTCCCTCAGGGTGCTGTACAGACCTAAAACTTCCCCATGACGCTGCTCCTGCTCCTGGTCACCCTGCTGGACTTGTTCCCACAGCAGAGTTAGTCGTTGCTCAATGCGCTCCAGTCGCTCCAAGTCCACACTAGAGACCGCCACAGGGGGGAGGGAaggctgaggaagagaaaaaaggttaaaagaaagaaagttgcAAATTGAGGTGACTTCAAGACGGTCCTGCATTGCACCCGACACACAATAGCATTATATAGCTCAACAATCACAGTGCTATCTAATTATTATTTAGAGCTGGTCTATCTATTTCATCTGTGAATCTTACTGGTGCCTGTGAGACCCGGGTGGCTGGGGTCTGCTCCACTGGAGTCTTTGGTGCAGGGACGGGGAAAGAGGCAGGAACTGGAGGAGAAGCTGGCATCCAGTTAGCCAGGAGGTTGAAGGGAGACGCAGGGCGCCACTCGGTTAGGTTTATGGCTGGGAGGTAGGCAAGAAGGGCAGCAGTGGACGGACCCCACAACCATAAAGCTGCATATCAAAAATACATTGTGAAGGTTAAACCACACGTTACCTACTTGTTGATCATTCATATCAAACTTACGATGTACAGACAAACTTTGTTCAAACCCGTCAGAAGTGCATTTAAAATTCTGGTCAATATCACACATGATACTTAGGCTGAATTGTGGGTAATGTGTTTTAACTATTTCACTTttatacacacattaatatttacatgtaATGTGACGCTGCAGCTGCATGGTGTcttgtgttttaatattttgtttaatttaaacatCATACACAGTAGCTTCAATAAAGTGTTGGAACAAgcacaattattattatcatcattataaTATACAGAACTgactttaagaaaataaaaatcaggACTCAAGGGACAAGCATGTAAATAATGGAGTGGTTCACCAGGtaaccagaaaaaaaagaaaggcatGAATGTGTTTATGTTCTGCTGATGTGTAAGTATGTGTGAGTAGTGCTGAACCACAGAGTGGAGTAACTCACTAAAAGCCCAGAAAGGCTGACCTGAATCTAGTTATGGATTTGCAGCATACTCTGGGGATGTGTGCTGGTTAGGACAGCTACTGCCTCACTACAGAGTGATGTTTCTTTGTATGTGCTCACTAAGTGGGTTACACCTGTTATAATGGAACTTCTTATAAACTTACAGAGGAGGAGCAAAAGGGGCAAAAGGAGCAACAGGAGCCTCCAGAGTTTTGGAAGGCATCTGAAACAGAGTCACACACTGGTCAGATAAACGCACAACTGACACGAGAGTTTTAATTCAACAAGACAAGAACCTTTATGACTCAAATCTGTCAAAATTCATCAAAGAAAAGCAGAGACTGTTCCTCATGACAAGACATGTTGAATTAACAATCAAAAGGTTGATAATTCTATCACAATTGCTTCACAGCTTTGAAAAtgtggccacttgggggcagcagaaacaacaacaataacatatCAAGTTATTCATATGGGGAATGTGTTTGCAACAGATGATTAACAGTATTATATAGTATCATGTGGAGCTGTGTTTTCTGTCCACCTGGTGAATCTACCGACTTCTGTAGTTGATAAGTGTTAAGTTTCCAGCgtcgcggctccgaaccgtaacgttagttatatacagtctatggttgggACGGACTGACCCcttggttctttaggctaactatattagctttagcctggctggtagcagctttctgcggggggaaatggccgggagacattgtgattatgttgcattaatcaggtgatttagttcgtatttgcagcaaacataaaacacagactactgtagcttcactgactacccatcgaaactatgcgcatcactgtgtcagcggcagctgctgcctacggtacttttctacacaagGAGAGCCTCGcttcccataacaaaccccATCGGACTAAcgccacatacacacgttgcccaaatggctacctgtcttaaaggggaaagGTTggacggtaataatcatgtaaaaagaGAACGGgggaagtttacttttctatcaagcagcaaaataGGATTAtgtcaacatcgcaacgtcctgcgatgtgactgtcgcacatgcgcacatcgtgatgttgatgctaaaacacaatatcgtgcagccctacttgtgAGGAGGGAGGGTGAACCAAAACTAATAGTGTTGTGGGCTGGGcagcaaaacaatgagctgaactTCATTATAAAGCTTAGGAGCTTAATTCCTTCATTTGATACAACgttattacaaacaaaagccaaattaatattttaaaaacaatttagctATTAAAGATGTCAGATTCTAACTTCTGTGCGTTGCGAAACCTGAAGAGAAATACAGGGGAAAGGGCACTTACCTTGTCAGAAAGAAGACGTTGACGAGGGACATAAGAGACACCAGCTGGTACCATCCTGTTGCAAGAAACCACAGAAGTCCACTGCCTGTATTCACTGGGCAGattgaataaatatttttaaaaacacatacagactgacaatgaaaacacaatcaTAACGAGTTgccaaataaagaaaaaagagaatttaaaaaaaagatcagaaaaAGGTGCCACAAACCTGGAGCCGCCAGGAGCATCCAGAACAATGAGAGCAGCCTCTGCACCACTGTCCCAACCCCTGATCCCAACGCTTTGCCTGCACTTAGCACACAGTAACCTGGCTGAAGGACAATGTAACCTGAAAGACAAGGTGAAAGAGggaaacatttaaacatattaATGGCAGCATTAGTGGTTTACACCTAAAAAGAGGCTAAGTTAAAGACGTATCAATACTAAACATATCCTCGTAACAGTATATTTACAGGCTGTCATCAACACAAGTGAAGTTCTGGTTAACCTGCGTAAGCTAGGACGCTCCACAGTGCCCCCGCCAGGCGTCGAGGCCTGGAGGACTGTGTGAGGAGGACGGTGTGTGTCTCTGAATGCTGCTTCCCTTTACAGTCATCGCCTGTGTACGTCAGAATAATGGATGACgggcaaacacaaaacacaaaaacaaagggcGTGTGAATGAATGACATTAAGATGGCTTACAAGCAAATCAAAAAGTAATACAATTTTGCAAATAAGGAAAGCAACAGAAATTATAGGTTTATAATAAAAAGACAATACAAGTGGTCAACTTGCATTTCGCACAATATGCAATATGTTGTATGTGATGACAACATTAACAACTAAACATATGACAACATGCCTGTGGTCATTCCTCATCTGTGTCTcctgaatgaaaaatgtttaaattaacTTGACTTCACTATACCCATGTAGTTATGAACCTTATTTTCCATGGTACTAGATATGTGGACGGAGCTGCAATGCTTGTTTGTctcttatttttctgtattctttacattttaatttttttcttatttaggGAAAGGTCCACTACTTAACCTATTTTGTCACATATGTTTATCTTCTGCTATTTAATTTATGCTATTTGTAtaagtgcaaaaaaaatctaGACAAAAACAGCCTCTTATGTCAGGAATGATCATCATTTGTGTCAAGTTTTGGTGTCAAACTGGTCTTTTGAAACAGGTTTGAAGGACTAAAGAGAAGTATCTGCAGGTCAACGGGCAACAGGCTGCTGACTGGTTAAAGCAGTTCACACAACCTCTGCTCACTGGTCCTAACACAGGTCACGCATATCATTAACTCCGTCAATCATGGCTACCACAAGAAAACGTTCcaagtgcagagaaaaaaaacaaaccgtgtatgtgtgtgtgtgcgtgcacgcgCTTACATAGGGAACCATTGAGATTAAGATGTGAAGCATCTTCAGTCACCAGATCCTTCACATTCATGCTTCCACAGAAACTTGAGTGAGCTGCAACATACATACGgcacatttatttacataacaAAAACCATATTGTGTGAGAAGACGAAGTGAACGatggatgaagaagaagaatgaatgCTTGTCAACTACGTGACGGCAGAGGAAATCAATGCCTTCATGAAGAAAATGAGAATAGAGGTGCATGGAAACAGTTAAAAGGATACACAGTGACAACTGctagaaacaaaaataaagaaatacaaaagttGTTGAAATTCTTCTGCAACTGTAAAAGAACCAGCTTGAATCAGCAGTATGGAAAAAATGACCTTGTACAAATTGAAACTTGAAAGTTAGAGTTATCAGTGAGGTGCCTTTTTAGTTCTGCTTGAGTGTTTATTTAAGGGCAAATCTTCTCACAACCTAATGAGAACAAAAGGTGAAACTCATGTGATAGCTTTTTCCCAATATGACAATAGTAATATGGGAGGCATGTacagttttgcttttttgtttcaaGTATACTTCCTCCTTCAGAAATAGAAAGCAACAGCGTGAGAGTGAAGGCTGGAAGGGccaagaaagaaacagagattGTAAGGAGATCCTTCAAAGTCAGTTCAACTACACATGTCTCCTAATATGAGGCTTCTTACTCCTTAAACTAAAAAGTAAgtaagagtttaggaaagtaGAGAAATGGCAAAGAAAGTTGATTAATACAAGAGCAGCAGGAGCAGGACCTTTGCCCTGTGTTGTTACGGCTGGTACCTTGTCCTTCATAGCCATTAGCCCTGTAGCCCATCATCCTGTGGAGAGTTGTCTGCTTTAGCAGCCACAGTTGGGATAAACTGGAGGACACACCTTGTCTCATCGAGTCCGAAAACGACCCAAGTACACCTGGTGACACACCCGACCCATACAATCACCGTTAGTCAAAACACACAGTGGAGGCATAGCTAGAGACACAAAGTAATACAAATCAAAATGGGTAATGCCATGATTGAAAAATTCACTTGAAGATACCCTAAGAAAAAAACCACAGGAAGCTATGGACATTCCAACAAGAGGAAAGGTCATAAGGTTACATGTAAAAGAAATTGTCCGTGACTCAGACAGAAACATTAAGAGAGTGATGATGAAAAGCCTGTTCAAGCAGAAAGTGGCGATTAAAATTAGCCTAATATCGGTCAGATTCTCAGTTTCCTCAAGATCACTGAGAATCTCATTCTGAACTTTTAGCGAGTGTGGAAAAAATCTCCACTTCAAAAgaccaaagaagaaaaacaacatgatgGATAATTGATGAGGAGAAAAGAACCTCTCTTGTTGTATACCTTTTCCTGAAGGGCTCTTTGCCCTTGAACCCAGCCAGAGCACATTGTTGAAGAGCACGGTGACTAAGGACACTACGGGGGCCAGGGCTCGTTTGCTGTAGCGCATACACGCGTTAGACATAGACACCAGGACACCTGGAGAGAGATACCAATACCAATTACATTGTTATCATGACTACAAACTGGCGATTTCACCTTCCTGCTTTAGAAGAACAAATGTGAGGAGGAACATTTGAAATTGTCTAGCATTTCAAATATGACATGTCAGTTTCTCACCTGTCTTGTTCTTTCGACTCCGGTCTCTGGAGTATATGCTTGTGAAAGGtgacgaggaagaggaggagaagagggcaCCCGAGGAAGCTTCAGCCgcctgagatgatgatgatgatgataataataatgatgatgatgaagaccGTGTGATAGTGGAGTCCATCTTCGGAGAGTGAAAAGAGCAGTCTTTGCAGATGTAACCGTTGGAGAGTGAGCTATAGGACTTTGACGCGCTGGCATCGCCATTGACACTTGATGAACTGTGGTCATTTCCAGAGCTCCTCCCTGAGAAAGAGAACAGCccataaacacaaaaataagaCTCATTaaccaaaaaacacttttaacgTCATAAAGACATTGCTAAGCAAATATGCAATAATTTAGAACTCTTTAGCGGGGGGGTCCTCTGAATTATTGCAAATTATTGTTTGATcatttttcaaaagttttttctt
The nucleotide sequence above comes from Etheostoma spectabile isolate EspeVRDwgs_2016 chromosome 15, UIUC_Espe_1.0, whole genome shotgun sequence. Encoded proteins:
- the sun1b gene encoding SUN domain-containing protein 1 isoform X7: MSRRSLRLQTGGGHYGNESLADYSQNHSSSYTSTRRETRTLRSKKQQSSSSSLSLSLSQVDTPRKTLSFSAANTPINNNSNRSSVIQEANTASDASLLTSIVDQSHLRQRTITTTTTSTSVDGHWGRSSGNDHSSSSVNGDASASKSYSSLSNGYICKDCSFHSPKMDSTITRSSSSSLLLSSSSSSQAAEASSGALFSSSSSSPFTSIYSRDRSRKNKTGVLVSMSNACMRYSKRALAPVVSLVTVLFNNVLWLGSRAKSPSGKGVLGSFSDSMRQGVSSSLSQLWLLKQTTLHRMMGYRANGYEGQAHSSFCGSMNVKDLVTEDASHLNLNGSLCDDCKGKQHSETHTVLLTQSSRPRRLAGALWSVLAYAGYIVLQPGYCVLSAGKALGSGVGTVVQRLLSLFWMLLAAPVNTGSGLLWFLATGWYQLVSLMSLVNVFFLTRCLPKLWRLLLLLLPLLLLLSLWLWGPSTAALLAYLPAINLTEWRPASPFNLLANWMPASPPVPASFPVPAPKTPVEQTPATRVSQAPPSLPPVAVSSVDLERLERIEQRLTLLWEQVQQGDQEQEQRHGEVLGLYSTLREQLHTQTDRESLGLWVSSLLEQRLGALRGELTQESAHRAQSAEQQKRHQEGQATRLADLELLLNNLVAKTESVQKKQQQYELEKQEREKDVITSSADTVPISVGVKQEDHDALLVEVQRLEVELGKIRQDLQGVVGCKGKCEQLDTLQETVSFSQISSQVSSQVRKELQALFFSNGGSGEEQGEVPESLILWLSQRYVSTPDLQASLSSLELSILKNVSLQLELNRAQTLGEVESQTKTIVQTVTGTVQHTAAAEGLTEEQVKLIIQNALRLYSQDRTGQVDYALESGGGSILSTRCSETYETKTALMSLFGLPLWYFSQSPRVVIQPDVYPGNCWAFKGSQGYLVIRLSLRILPTSFCMEHIPKALSPTGNITSAPRNFTVFGLDDEYQEEGKLLGHYIYEEDGESLQTFPVMEKNDRAFQIIEVRVLSNWGHPEYTCMYRFRVHGEPRPQ
- the sun1b gene encoding SUN domain-containing protein 1 isoform X9, whose product is MQEESKQRRMTMDFSQLHTYTPPQCAPENTGYTYSLSSSYSTAALDFEKEHQIAAVYDSPRMSRRSLRLQTGGGHYGNESLADYSQNHSSSYTSTRRETRTLRSKKQQSSSSSLSLSLSQVDTPRKTLSFSAANTPINNNSNRSSVIQEANTASDASLLTSIVDQSHLRQRTITTTTTSTSVDGHWGRSSGNDHSSSSVNGDASASKSYSSLSNGYICKDCSFHSPKMDSTITRSSSSSLLLSSSSSSQAAEASSGALFSSSSSSPFTSIYSRDRSRKNKTGDDCKGKQHSETHTVLLTQSSRPRRLAGALWSVLAYAGYIVLQPGYCVLSAGKALGSGVGTVVQRLLSLFWMLLAAPVNTGSGLLWFLATGWYQLVSLMSLVNVFFLTRCLPKLWRLLLLLLPLLLLLSLWLWGPSTAALLAYLPAINLTEWRPASPFNLLANWMPASPPVPASFPVPAPKTPVEQTPATRVSQAPPSLPPVAVSSVDLERLERIEQRLTLLWEQVQQGDQEQEQRHGEVLGLYSTLREQLHTQTDRESLGLWVSSLLEQRLGALRGELTQESAHRAQSAEQQKRHQEGQATRLADLELLLNNLVAKTESVQKKQQQYELEKQEREKDVITSSADTVPISVGVKQEDHDALLVEVQRLEVELGKIRQDLQGVVGCKGKCEQLDTLQETVSFSQISSQVSSQVRKELQALFFSNGGSGEEQGEVPESLILWLSQRYVSTPDLQASLSSLELSILKNVSLQLELNRAQTLGEVESQTKTIVQTVTGTVQHTAAAEGLTEEQVKLIIQNALRLYSQDRTGQVDYALESGGGSILSTRCSETYETKTALMSLFGLPLWYFSQSPRVVIQPDVYPGNCWAFKGSQGYLVIRLSLRILPTSFCMEHIPKALSPTGNITSAPRNFTVFGLDDEYQEEGKLLGHYIYEEDGESLQTFPVMEKNDRAFQIIEVRVLSNWGHPEYTCMYRFRVHGEPRPQ